Proteins found in one Pseudomonas sp. P8_241 genomic segment:
- a CDS encoding arsenic transporter: MLAASLIFLLTITLVIWQPKGLGVGWSASLGAVLALIFGVVHLGDIPLVWQIIWNATGTFVALIIISLLLDEAGLFAWAALHVARWGRGSGRKLFAYMVLLGAVVSALFANDGAALILTPIVISMLLALRFSPAATLAFVMGAGFIADTASLPLVVSNLVNIVSADYFNIGFNRYAAVMIPVNLVSVAATLAMLMWFFRRDIPGNYDPQKLDHPAFAIHDKATFYAGWVVLVILLLGCFALEPLGIPISAISAVCAALLLAIAARGHKISTRKVMKEAPWQIVIFSLGMYLVVYGLRNAGLTGYLAGWLNGFAEYGVWGAAMGTGVLTALLSSIMNNLPTVLIGLLSIDASQASGVVKEAMIYANVIGSDLGPKITPIGSLATLLWLHVLERKNIRIGWGYYFKVGIVLTVPVLLATLAALAVRLSI, translated from the coding sequence ATGCTGGCTGCGTCACTGATATTCTTGCTGACCATCACCTTGGTGATCTGGCAACCCAAAGGGCTTGGCGTAGGCTGGAGTGCATCATTGGGCGCCGTGCTGGCGCTGATATTTGGCGTGGTGCACCTGGGCGATATTCCACTGGTGTGGCAAATCATCTGGAATGCCACGGGCACCTTTGTTGCGCTCATCATTATCAGCCTGCTACTGGACGAGGCAGGGTTGTTTGCCTGGGCCGCGCTGCACGTGGCTCGATGGGGGCGGGGCAGTGGACGCAAGTTATTTGCTTATATGGTGCTTTTGGGTGCAGTGGTGTCGGCGTTGTTCGCCAATGACGGTGCGGCGCTGATTCTCACCCCCATCGTGATTTCCATGTTGCTGGCGTTGCGTTTTTCCCCGGCAGCGACGCTGGCGTTTGTCATGGGCGCGGGTTTCATTGCCGATACGGCGAGCTTGCCGCTGGTGGTGTCGAACCTGGTGAACATCGTTTCGGCGGACTACTTCAACATTGGTTTCAATCGCTATGCCGCCGTGATGATTCCGGTCAACCTGGTCAGCGTTGCGGCGACCCTGGCAATGCTGATGTGGTTTTTCCGTCGCGATATCCCCGGCAATTACGACCCTCAGAAGCTGGATCACCCGGCCTTCGCGATCCACGACAAGGCGACGTTCTATGCCGGGTGGGTGGTGCTGGTGATTTTGTTGCTCGGCTGTTTCGCCCTGGAGCCGCTGGGTATTCCGATCAGCGCGATCTCGGCGGTATGTGCGGCATTGCTGCTGGCCATTGCCGCCCGCGGGCACAAGATCTCCACGCGCAAGGTGATGAAGGAAGCACCGTGGCAGATCGTGATTTTCTCGCTGGGCATGTACCTGGTCGTCTACGGCCTGCGCAATGCCGGACTCACCGGGTATCTGGCAGGTTGGCTCAATGGCTTTGCCGAGTACGGCGTCTGGGGCGCGGCGATGGGCACGGGTGTCCTGACCGCGCTGCTGTCGTCAATCATGAACAACCTGCCAACGGTACTGATCGGTCTGCTGTCCATCGATGCCAGCCAGGCGAGCGGTGTGGTCAAGGAAGCGATGATCTACGCCAACGTCATCGGCAGTGATTTGGGGCCGAAGATTACGCCAATCGGTAGCCTGGCGACGCTGTTGTGGCTGCACGTGCTGGAGCGCAAGAATATCCGGATCGGCTGGGGGTATTACTTCAAGGTAGGGATTGTACTGACGGTGCCG
- a CDS encoding NADPH-dependent FMN reductase yields the protein MSNVYTIAVVVGSLRKESINRKIALALADLAPASLKLNIVEIGDLPLYNEDIDGVSPPAAYSTFRQQVNSSDAVLFVTPEYNRSVPAPMKNAIDVGSRPYGKSAWSGKPGAVISASPGAIGGFGANHHLRQSMVFLNVPLMQQPEAYLGGAGSAFDEAGKLSESVKPFLQSFINAYAQWVEQHKKA from the coding sequence ATGAGCAACGTCTATACGATCGCCGTCGTGGTCGGCAGCTTGAGAAAGGAATCGATCAACCGCAAGATCGCACTGGCTCTGGCTGATCTGGCACCGGCCAGTCTCAAGCTCAATATCGTCGAAATTGGCGATTTGCCACTCTACAACGAAGACATCGATGGTGTTTCACCGCCGGCAGCCTACAGCACTTTCCGACAACAGGTGAACTCATCCGACGCGGTGCTGTTCGTCACCCCTGAGTACAACCGCTCGGTACCGGCGCCGATGAAGAATGCAATCGATGTGGGGTCGCGCCCGTATGGCAAAAGTGCCTGGAGTGGAAAACCTGGCGCTGTCATTAGCGCATCGCCGGGTGCAATCGGCGGATTCGGGGCGAACCATCATCTGCGCCAGTCCATGGTGTTTCTCAATGTGCCATTGATGCAGCAACCAGAGGCCTATCTGGGCGGTGCAGGCTCAGCGTTTGACGAGGCGGGCAAGTTGTCGGAGTCGGTCAAGCCGTTCCTGCAAAGTTTCATCAATGCTTACGCTCAATGGGTCGAGCAACACAAGAAAGCCTGA
- a CDS encoding LysR family transcriptional regulator gives MRLRHIEVIQALLQTGHLGTAAEWLQMPVTDVEHLLRDAEDQLGFMLFASVRGRLQATREARELQVEIERVYDALEPVQRLANSLKQYLAPPLRIICTPPLAQQLLPHSIAALRRHLPDAPCTLLSQPTRDIVKSLLLRESDLGLSLHDPDRAEIACQVIAQGKLQLLAPHGWLQPKQKYISLQDLAGQSMIGLEGHDPLSPALEKKLHALRPAPVIQTRVQTHQMMRSMVEAGEGLAIVDPFTALGAKTTGLDVCPLAPAVPVCLYALTLKNGEPSAAVQALLAILTEQAAAMLAN, from the coding sequence ATGCGCTTACGCCATATCGAAGTGATCCAGGCGCTCCTGCAGACCGGTCACCTGGGCACCGCCGCCGAATGGCTGCAGATGCCGGTGACCGATGTCGAGCATTTGCTGCGCGACGCCGAGGATCAGCTGGGGTTCATGTTGTTTGCCAGCGTGCGCGGGCGCTTGCAGGCCACCCGGGAAGCGCGGGAACTGCAGGTGGAAATCGAACGGGTCTACGATGCGCTCGAACCGGTTCAGCGCCTGGCCAATAGCCTCAAACAATACCTGGCACCACCGCTGCGCATCATTTGCACCCCGCCCCTGGCCCAACAGTTATTGCCCCACAGCATCGCCGCCTTGCGTCGACACCTGCCGGACGCGCCCTGCACGCTGTTGAGTCAACCCACCCGAGACATCGTCAAAAGTCTGTTATTGCGCGAAAGCGATCTGGGGTTGAGCCTGCATGATCCCGATCGCGCCGAAATCGCCTGCCAGGTGATTGCCCAAGGCAAGCTGCAACTGCTCGCACCCCATGGCTGGCTGCAACCGAAACAGAAGTACATCTCGCTACAGGATCTGGCCGGCCAATCGATGATCGGCCTTGAAGGTCACGACCCGTTGAGCCCGGCACTGGAAAAAAAACTGCATGCCCTGCGCCCGGCCCCGGTCATTCAGACCCGCGTGCAGACGCACCAGATGATGCGCAGCATGGTCGAGGCCGGCGAAGGCCTGGCCATTGTCGACCCTTTCACCGCGCTCGGGGCCAAAACGACGGGGCTGGATGTCTGCCCGCTGGCACCGGCCGTGCCGGTCTGCCTGTACGCCTTGACCCTGAAAAACGGCGAACCCTCTGCAGCCGTTCAGGCCTTGCTGGCCATCCTTACGGAACAAGCCGCGGCGATGCTGGCGAACTGA
- a CDS encoding GNAT family N-acetyltransferase codes for MQPVMNPTHPGLSVRVADEGFAPYIWGSDFSFEVAAYGAPEIGQPVEHWRVTPITPYRKCYGIDPEEFSSFRDAPDSAIFMAYLDDEPVGHLVVSTNWNGFAHIDELAVHAPARRHGVAKALLDVAQFWSRKKKLPGIMLETQNNNLGACRLYERCGYVIGGIDHLRYRGIDPNTAEVALFWYRMFENPLENPISSPASPRLVP; via the coding sequence ATGCAGCCGGTCATGAATCCAACCCATCCAGGGCTGTCGGTACGCGTTGCCGACGAAGGTTTCGCCCCCTATATCTGGGGCAGCGATTTCAGTTTTGAAGTCGCCGCCTACGGTGCGCCTGAAATTGGTCAGCCTGTGGAGCATTGGCGAGTCACGCCTATCACCCCCTATCGCAAATGCTATGGCATTGATCCCGAGGAGTTCAGCAGCTTTCGCGATGCACCGGACAGCGCGATTTTCATGGCGTATCTGGATGACGAGCCGGTCGGACACCTGGTGGTGAGCACCAATTGGAACGGCTTTGCCCATATCGACGAATTGGCCGTGCACGCGCCAGCGCGAAGGCATGGAGTGGCCAAGGCGTTGCTGGACGTAGCGCAGTTCTGGAGCCGCAAGAAAAAGTTGCCGGGCATCATGCTCGAAACCCAGAACAACAACCTGGGCGCCTGTCGCCTCTATGAGCGGTGTGGTTACGTGATCGGCGGGATTGACCATCTGCGCTATCGCGGCATTGATCCGAACACCGCTGAAGTGGCGCTTTTCTGGTATCGAATGTTTGAAAATCCTTTGGAAAACCCGATCAGTTCGCCAGCATCGCCGCGGCTTGTTCCGTAA
- a CDS encoding arginine/lysine/ornithine decarboxylase: MYKDLKFPVLIVHRDIKADTVAGDRVRGIARELEQEGFSIVSAVDYTEGRLVASTFHGLSCMLIASEDASTHSHLLQNMAELIGLARVRAPDLPIFALGEKVTLENAPADAMAELNQLRGILYLFEDTVPFLARQVARAARKYLDGLLPPFFKALVQHTADSNYSWHTPGHGGGVAYHKSPVGQAFHQFFGENTLRSDLSVSVPELGSLLDHTGPLADAEARAARNFGADHTFFVINGTSTANKIVWHSMVARDDLVLVDRNCHKSVLHSIIMTGAIPLYMCPERNELGIIGPIPLSEFSAESIQAKIDASPLTKGRVPKVKLTVVTNSTYDGLCYNAELIKQQLGSSVEVLHFDEAWYAYAAFHEFFAGRYGMGTSRSKDSPLVFTTHSTHKLLAAFSQASMIHVQDGGARQLDRDRFNEAFMMHISTSPQYGIIASLDVASAMMEGPAGRSLLQEMFDEALSFRRALANLRQHIAADDWWFSIWQPPSVEGIERVVSEDWLLQPDADWHGFGGVTNDYVLLDPIKVTLVMPGLTAGGTLGERGIPAAVVSKFLWERGLVVEKTGLYSFLVLFSMGITKGKWSTLLTELLEFKRSYDANISLASCLPCVAQPNIARYQGMGLRDLCDQLHACYRANATAKHLKRMYTVLPEVAMKPADAYDQLVRGDVEAVSIDALDGRIAAVMLVPYPPGIPLIMPGERFTEATRSIIDYLAFARTFDSSFPGFVADVHGLQHEDEGNGRHYTVDCIKE, from the coding sequence ATGTATAAAGACTTGAAATTCCCGGTCCTGATCGTGCATCGCGATATCAAGGCCGACACCGTCGCCGGCGATCGCGTGCGCGGCATCGCCCGGGAGCTGGAACAGGAAGGTTTCAGCATCGTGTCGGCGGTGGACTACACAGAAGGGCGCCTGGTTGCGTCGACTTTTCACGGTCTGTCCTGCATGTTGATTGCATCCGAAGACGCCAGTACCCATTCCCATCTGTTACAGAATATGGCCGAACTGATCGGTCTGGCACGGGTGCGTGCGCCGGATTTGCCAATCTTCGCGCTGGGCGAAAAGGTCACCCTGGAAAATGCCCCGGCCGACGCCATGGCCGAGCTCAATCAGTTGCGCGGTATTCTTTATCTGTTCGAAGACACGGTGCCGTTTCTCGCCCGGCAGGTGGCGCGAGCTGCGCGCAAGTACCTTGATGGCCTGTTGCCGCCATTCTTCAAGGCTTTAGTTCAGCATACCGCCGACTCCAATTACTCCTGGCACACACCGGGGCACGGCGGTGGCGTGGCCTATCACAAAAGTCCCGTAGGGCAGGCGTTTCACCAATTTTTTGGCGAGAACACCCTGCGCTCGGATTTGTCGGTTTCAGTGCCGGAACTCGGTTCGTTGCTGGATCACACCGGTCCCCTGGCTGATGCGGAGGCCCGTGCTGCGCGTAATTTCGGCGCCGATCACACCTTCTTCGTCATCAACGGCACGTCCACCGCCAACAAGATTGTCTGGCACTCGATGGTGGCTCGCGACGATCTGGTGCTGGTGGATCGCAATTGCCACAAATCGGTGTTGCACTCGATCATCATGACCGGCGCCATCCCGCTCTACATGTGTCCGGAACGAAATGAGCTGGGGATCATCGGCCCGATTCCATTGAGCGAATTCAGTGCGGAATCGATTCAGGCAAAAATCGATGCGAGCCCGTTGACCAAGGGGCGGGTACCGAAGGTCAAACTCACGGTTGTCACCAACTCGACCTACGACGGCCTCTGTTACAACGCCGAACTGATCAAGCAGCAACTGGGCAGCAGCGTCGAGGTATTGCACTTTGACGAGGCCTGGTATGCCTACGCAGCGTTCCATGAGTTTTTCGCCGGGCGATACGGTATGGGCACGTCCCGCAGTAAGGACAGCCCGCTGGTGTTTACCACCCATTCCACTCACAAGTTGCTGGCGGCATTCAGTCAGGCGTCGATGATCCATGTGCAGGATGGCGGGGCGCGGCAACTGGACCGCGATCGCTTCAACGAAGCGTTCATGATGCACATCTCTACGTCGCCGCAGTACGGCATCATCGCCTCGCTGGATGTTGCATCGGCGATGATGGAAGGTCCGGCCGGTCGTTCACTCTTGCAGGAAATGTTCGATGAGGCCCTGAGCTTTCGTCGTGCACTGGCCAATTTGCGCCAGCACATCGCCGCTGACGACTGGTGGTTCTCGATCTGGCAACCGCCGTCGGTGGAAGGCATTGAACGGGTCGTGAGTGAAGACTGGCTGTTGCAGCCCGATGCCGACTGGCACGGGTTTGGCGGCGTGACAAACGATTATGTGTTGCTCGACCCGATCAAAGTCACGTTGGTGATGCCGGGTTTGACAGCGGGCGGCACGCTTGGCGAACGCGGGATTCCCGCAGCAGTGGTCAGCAAATTCCTTTGGGAGCGCGGTTTGGTGGTCGAGAAGACCGGGCTGTATTCGTTCCTGGTGTTGTTCTCTATGGGCATCACCAAGGGTAAATGGAGCACGTTGCTCACTGAGTTACTGGAATTCAAGCGCAGTTACGACGCCAATATCAGTCTGGCGAGCTGCTTACCGTGTGTGGCTCAACCAAACATTGCACGCTATCAAGGCATGGGGCTGCGGGATTTGTGCGATCAGTTGCACGCCTGCTATCGCGCCAATGCGACGGCCAAGCACCTTAAACGTATGTACACGGTGCTGCCGGAAGTCGCGATGAAGCCGGCCGACGCCTATGATCAATTGGTGCGGGGAGACGTCGAGGCCGTGTCGATCGATGCACTGGACGGGCGCATCGCGGCGGTCATGCTGGTTCCTTATCCTCCAGGCATCCCGTTGATCATGCCAGGCGAGCGTTTCACCGAGGCGACGCGCTCGATCATTGACTACCTGGCGTTTGCCCGGACGTTCGATAGCAGTTTCCCGGGGTTCGTCGCCGATGTGCACGGATTGCAACATGAAGACGAGGGCAATGGACGGCACTACACCGTCGATTGCATCAAGGAATGA
- the dnaQ gene encoding DNA polymerase III subunit epsilon — MATRSVVLDTETTGMPVTDGHRIIEIGCVELIGRRLTGRHFHVYLQPDRESDEGAIGVHGITNEFLVGKPRFAEVAEEFFEFIKGAQLIIHNAAFDVGFINNEFALMGQRERADITQHCSILDTLMMARERHPGQRNSLDALCKRYGVDNSGRELHGALLDSEILADVYLTMTGGQTSLSLAGNASDGNGSGEGADNSATEIRRLPADRQPTRIIRASEDDLARHAARMEVIAKSAGAPALWVQLAEAQA; from the coding sequence ATGGCCACCAGATCCGTTGTACTCGATACCGAAACCACCGGCATGCCGGTGACCGACGGCCACCGGATTATCGAAATCGGTTGTGTCGAGTTGATCGGCCGGCGCCTGACGGGGCGACACTTCCATGTGTACCTGCAACCGGACCGCGAAAGTGATGAAGGCGCCATTGGCGTGCACGGCATCACCAACGAATTCCTGGTGGGCAAGCCACGTTTTGCCGAAGTGGCCGAAGAGTTCTTTGAGTTCATCAAGGGCGCGCAGCTGATCATCCACAACGCGGCGTTCGACGTTGGCTTCATCAACAACGAATTCGCCTTGATGGGGCAGCGCGAACGTGCGGACATCACGCAACACTGCTCGATCCTCGATACCTTGATGATGGCCCGGGAACGGCACCCGGGCCAACGCAACAGCCTCGATGCCTTGTGCAAACGCTATGGCGTCGACAACTCCGGCCGTGAACTTCACGGCGCCTTGCTCGACTCCGAGATTCTTGCCGACGTCTACCTGACCATGACCGGTGGCCAGACCAGCCTGTCCCTGGCCGGCAATGCTTCCGATGGCAATGGTTCCGGAGAGGGTGCGGACAACTCCGCCACGGAAATCCGTCGTTTACCAGCAGACCGCCAGCCGACGCGCATCATCCGTGCCAGCGAAGATGACCTGGCACGGCACGCGGCTCGAATGGAAGTCATCGCAAAATCCGCTGGCGCTCCGGCGTTGTGGGTGCAGTTGGCTGAGGCGCAGGCGTAG
- the rnhA gene encoding ribonuclease HI → MSDSVELFTDGACKGNPGPGGWGALLVCKGVEKELWGGEANTTNNRMELMGAIRGLEELKRPCEVLLVTDSQYVMKGINEWMDNWKKRGWKTAAKEPVKNADLWKLLDEQVNRHKVTWKWVRGHIGHHGNERADQLANRGVDEVRGYKQS, encoded by the coding sequence ATGAGTGATAGCGTAGAACTCTTTACCGACGGCGCCTGCAAAGGCAATCCCGGCCCTGGTGGCTGGGGTGCATTGCTGGTGTGCAAAGGCGTTGAAAAAGAACTCTGGGGCGGCGAAGCCAACACCACCAACAATCGCATGGAACTGATGGGCGCCATTCGCGGCCTGGAAGAGCTCAAGCGCCCCTGCGAGGTGCTGCTGGTGACCGACTCCCAGTACGTCATGAAAGGCATCAATGAGTGGATGGACAACTGGAAGAAGCGCGGCTGGAAAACCGCTGCGAAAGAACCGGTTAAAAACGCCGACCTGTGGAAACTGCTCGACGAGCAGGTCAACCGCCATAAAGTCACATGGAAATGGGTGCGCGGACATATCGGGCATCACGGTAACGAACGGGCCGACCAGTTGGCTAACCGTGGCGTGGACGAAGTGCGCGGCTACAAACAAAGCTAA
- a CDS encoding class I SAM-dependent methyltransferase codes for MTDKAFAQADPDWLALISAARDWLSGPIGQFLLDEERRMLEDELGRFFGGYLVHYGPSAQTPPSAPQVQRNVRLGAPLPGVEIVCEEQAWPLSEHAADVVVLQHGLDFCLSPHGLLREAASSVRPGGHLLIVGINPWSSWGLRHVFAHDGMRKARCISPSRVADWLNLLGFALEKRRFGCYRPPLASPTWQARLAGWERKAGDWQLSGGGFYLLVARKIVVGLRPLRQERRETMGKLIPLPMAKVNRRNIEP; via the coding sequence ATGACTGATAAAGCGTTCGCACAGGCTGATCCCGACTGGCTGGCGTTGATCAGCGCCGCCCGCGACTGGCTGTCCGGTCCCATCGGGCAGTTTTTGCTGGACGAAGAACGGCGCATGCTCGAAGACGAGCTAGGGCGCTTTTTCGGCGGCTATCTCGTGCATTATGGCCCTTCTGCCCAGACACCGCCGTCGGCGCCGCAGGTGCAGCGCAATGTGCGGCTTGGTGCGCCGTTGCCGGGGGTCGAGATCGTCTGCGAAGAACAAGCCTGGCCGCTCAGCGAACATGCCGCCGACGTGGTGGTGTTGCAGCACGGGCTGGATTTCTGCCTGTCTCCCCATGGTTTGTTACGTGAAGCGGCCAGCAGCGTGCGACCTGGCGGGCACCTGCTGATCGTCGGAATCAATCCCTGGAGCAGTTGGGGCCTGCGGCATGTGTTCGCCCATGACGGGATGCGCAAGGCGCGCTGCATCTCCCCGTCGCGTGTCGCCGATTGGCTGAACCTGCTGGGCTTCGCGCTGGAGAAACGTCGCTTCGGGTGCTATCGTCCGCCGCTGGCTTCGCCGACCTGGCAGGCCCGTCTTGCCGGATGGGAGCGCAAGGCCGGTGACTGGCAACTGTCGGGTGGCGGCTTCTATTTATTGGTGGCACGCAAAATCGTGGTCGGTCTGCGCCCGCTCCGACAGGAGCGTCGTGAAACGATGGGTAAACTGATTCCGTTGCCAATGGCCAAGGTCAATCGGCGCAACATCGAGCCATAA
- the gloB gene encoding hydroxyacylglutathione hydrolase: MIQITALPAFTDNYIWLLQDPVSKRCAVVDPGDAAPVQAWLAANSDWTLSDILITHHHHDHVGGVEQLKKATNAKVYGPASENIPARDVALKDNDRVTVLGREFDVFAVPGHTLGHIAYYHPGLLFCGDTLFAAGCGRLFEGTPGQMYVSLTRLAELPEDTLVYCTHEYTLSNLKFAAAVEPNNPDTAERLAKVTRQRESGIMTLPSTVALEKLTNPFLRTGETSVKEKADERTGTDNLAPDMVFAALRAWKDRF; encoded by the coding sequence ATGATACAGATCACTGCCCTGCCCGCCTTCACCGATAACTACATCTGGTTGTTACAAGACCCTGTCAGCAAGCGCTGCGCGGTCGTCGATCCGGGTGATGCCGCGCCCGTGCAAGCCTGGCTGGCGGCCAATTCCGACTGGACATTAAGCGATATTCTGATCACTCATCACCATCATGACCATGTCGGCGGTGTCGAACAGCTCAAGAAAGCGACAAACGCAAAGGTCTATGGCCCTGCCAGTGAAAACATCCCGGCACGGGACGTTGCGCTCAAGGACAACGACCGTGTCACCGTGCTCGGACGAGAGTTCGATGTCTTCGCCGTTCCCGGCCATACACTGGGGCATATTGCCTATTACCACCCTGGTTTGTTGTTCTGTGGTGACACGCTGTTTGCCGCCGGCTGCGGACGCCTGTTCGAAGGCACGCCTGGGCAAATGTACGTTTCTCTGACCCGCCTGGCCGAGCTGCCGGAGGACACGCTGGTCTATTGCACCCACGAGTACACGCTGAGCAATCTGAAGTTTGCCGCAGCGGTCGAACCGAACAATCCGGACACTGCCGAACGCCTGGCCAAAGTCACCCGGCAACGGGAATCCGGGATCATGACGCTGCCTTCGACGGTGGCACTGGAGAAGCTCACAAATCCGTTTTTGCGTACCGGTGAAACATCCGTTAAAGAAAAAGCGGACGAACGGACCGGCACCGATAACTTGGCGCCGGATATGGTTTTTGCTGCGCTAAGGGCTTGGAAAGACCGGTTCTAA
- a CDS encoding transglycosylase SLT domain-containing protein, translating into MSSPIRKAINSDALTRLAQAIAVAVSATLAGCSSHAPQTDATHTPNIAARAKQKPIWLSEKPSPQIPQDVWERMRQGFQLQDGLGVNPRIEQQRLWFASNPSFLENAGERGSLYMHYIVERLEERNMPLELALLPVIESAYNPMAYSRANAVGLWQFIPSTGRYFNLRQTNLYDGRRDITASTTAALDYLTRLHDMFNGDWMLALAAYNAGEGTVSRAIERNEKLGLPTDYWNLPLPSETQAYVPKLLALSQVVMAPEAYGVNLNPIANEPYFQAVEINQRMDLSKVAEVANIDEDELFQLNPAFKQRTTTLDGPQHLLVPTSKAQLLTTSLQTMRPEELISKKPLKPVFDRADTTAVASAKRSYRVKRGDNLGSIAKANDVDVKDLQRWNNLSGKNLKAGQTLVMRDTRKSNSGRVNTVVAANSKKQQQTKYKVQQGDSLYIVAKRFNVEMQHLKRWNPRVGQALKPGQMLTVANPR; encoded by the coding sequence ATGTCGTCACCTATTCGTAAAGCCATCAATTCAGACGCATTGACCCGCTTGGCTCAAGCCATAGCGGTGGCTGTGTCCGCCACATTGGCGGGCTGTTCCAGCCATGCGCCGCAGACTGATGCGACGCACACTCCGAACATCGCCGCACGCGCCAAACAGAAGCCGATCTGGCTCAGCGAAAAACCCAGTCCGCAAATCCCCCAGGACGTCTGGGAGCGCATGCGCCAGGGCTTCCAGTTGCAGGACGGGTTGGGCGTGAACCCGCGCATCGAGCAACAGCGCCTGTGGTTCGCCAGCAACCCCTCATTTCTCGAAAATGCCGGCGAACGTGGCAGCCTCTACATGCACTACATCGTCGAGCGCCTTGAAGAGCGCAACATGCCGCTGGAACTGGCGCTGCTGCCGGTGATTGAAAGTGCCTACAACCCGATGGCCTATTCTCGGGCCAACGCGGTAGGTCTTTGGCAGTTCATCCCTTCCACCGGGCGTTACTTCAATCTGCGTCAGACCAACTTGTATGATGGCCGTCGAGACATCACTGCGTCGACCACCGCCGCGCTGGATTACCTGACTCGCCTGCATGACATGTTCAACGGCGACTGGATGCTGGCCCTGGCAGCCTACAACGCCGGCGAAGGCACCGTCAGCCGAGCCATCGAGCGCAACGAAAAGCTCGGCCTGCCGACTGACTACTGGAACCTGCCGCTGCCGTCCGAAACCCAGGCCTACGTGCCAAAGTTGCTGGCGCTGTCGCAAGTGGTCATGGCCCCCGAAGCCTACGGCGTCAACCTGAACCCGATTGCCAACGAGCCGTACTTCCAGGCCGTCGAAATCAATCAGCGCATGGACCTGTCCAAAGTCGCCGAAGTCGCCAATATCGACGAAGACGAACTGTTCCAGCTCAACCCGGCCTTCAAACAGCGCACCACCACACTTGATGGCCCGCAACATCTGCTGGTGCCGACCTCCAAGGCACAGCTGCTGACCACCAGCCTGCAGACCATGCGTCCTGAAGAGTTGATCAGCAAAAAGCCGCTCAAGCCGGTATTCGACCGCGCGGACACGACTGCAGTCGCCAGTGCCAAACGCAGTTATCGCGTCAAGCGCGGCGACAACCTCGGCTCCATCGCCAAGGCCAACGACGTCGACGTGAAGGATCTGCAACGCTGGAACAACCTCAGCGGCAAGAACCTCAAGGCCGGCCAGACCCTGGTCATGCGCGACACCCGCAAAAGCAACTCCGGTCGCGTCAATACCGTGGTCGCTGCCAACAGCAAGAAGCAGCAGCAGACCAAATACAAGGTTCAGCAAGGCGATTCGCTGTACATCGTGGCCAAACGCTTCAACGTTGAGATGCAGCACCTCAAACGCTGGAACCCGCGTGTCGGCCAGGCGTTGAAGCCGGGGCAGATGTTGACAGTCGCCAATCCACGCTAA